In the genome of Raphanus sativus cultivar WK10039 chromosome 9, ASM80110v3, whole genome shotgun sequence, the window ctaattttttaaaattatagaaaatatttttgttttaaagttttataatataaattaaaatatatatatatatatatattttacaaattttattatttcaatttaatttttttactgaataattttatttttatttttattttttattttaaagaaaaaaaaatatttttccgCAACCGTAAACGCTAACTGAAAccaacttttgattttaaaaggttCGGAACGCCTTAAAACAATTTTTCGCATTTTCTGTGATTGcttgaaaaaattaaacaatcggTATCAACCACAAAAAGCTGTATTTACGAATGGTAGTAACAAAACCAGTTTCAAGAGCATAAACAACCAGCCAACTCATGTCAcagtgaagatgaagaagcaCAAGTAATCACACCAAAGAAAAACTAATTCCCTgtaacaaaacaattttttttttttgccaaaacaaTTCCACCCAGTTGAGGGAGACATAAATCTCGGTATAGTAGTaatcatgataaaaaaaatgtcTAGACACAACCAAGACCAGCGAAATATACGGAAAACTTGATAGCTAACAATGTAGTGCCATTGTAACCAACAGAGGTTCGGAGACCCATCGACTTATGATTTTAATAATCTAAACAACCATGATATACCAACAACCTGAGAGGCTTGAAAAAGATGAATTAAGTAATTTGATTCGAATCTGATAATAGTAGAAGAATCCAATAAATCCCAAAACTGATTCTGCATAGGAGctagatacatttttttttctagatacAAAATTCTGCATAGGAGAGctagatacatttttttttctagatacAAAATTCTGCATAGGAGAGCTAGATACATTTTTTTTCCACATACAAAATTTGGCATGAGTTCTCTACCATGATAATTAAACCAGTAAAGTGAAGAGGATTGAGCATCCATCGGATTAGTCCTAAATCACTAATGTATATAAACAAGACAAAATTCTGTAAGAACATCTAAGCTGTCTTAGTCATACAATTTCTCTCAAAACGACAAGGTATCATTTAAATATGGAAATATATAGTCTTATTCGATCTAACATAGCCAGAATTTTCCAAAGAACTGGTTTTATATTGGACTGGTTGTTAAATCAAGTAAAACTAGTTATTATATGAAGTTATTAGGATTCAGAACTATTGGGATTTTTACGAAGGAATCTACAATTAAACATCCCATCAAGTGATGATAATGACAAAGTCTACACTCTATAGTACCTTAACACGCAGAAAATATTGGTCACAACTTGTAACCGATGTTGTAATAATGTTTCAGTGTCATGTAGATTTTACACGCATAAATACTACTAAATACTGATTGCGATTTGCAATAAAGTTTCGTTAACTTAAATGGAAAAAGGTACATAAGGAAAGCCTACAAGCCACAGTGAtgcttaaaagttaaaacaaaaccTTCTATAATTCTGACAAAGCTAAATCTTATATGTTATGGTGCAGAACATTGtacatttctatatattttctgtGAAATATAGATctctataaattataaatgtagATTTGGTTCAATGAATCTATAATATAGTTTctttattttagaagaaaatatatatgaatgttaatttttgtttctatttctAGATATGAAAATaacatatctctatatttttcccTATAAATAGATgaactctattataaaggtATACATTAGAACAAATCTACTTCGATAATAAATAttctctatttaaaaaaaaatatctagagatgaaaatataagtaaattagAAATGGTCTAAACATTATAATATTACGAGATTCAGCTTATAATATCTTAATAATCTAAAagttatttcttatattttacaAAGATCTTATATAGTAAAAGTTTAcactaaagttttataaaaacagtttaatttcataaataatttagaaaatcataaaaaatattgtttactTTTTTTACATTGTTGCTAATATAATTGATTGAATTTAGTAAGCTTTTCAGCCATAGTTGTTGTCTTaactaaaataacaaattacGTGTATCTGATGACATTATTCTCATTAAAAAACAACACCCAAATAGGTTTCCaaacctttgtttttttttgaactaaaggTTTCCAAACCTTTTGTtggtattaatttttaaatgatcAAGTATTTCAATAtgtaaatattagttatttttactAACTTTTagttagtttataaaattattttttttcgatcaaagtttataaaattatataatttgagATTTTGTAGAAATAGTATGCATAAAAGTTGAAATGATGCATAAGCATTTTGTAGAATCgtttttcaattaatatttaaaagatgTGTGATTTTAGGCCTCGTTGGATACAATGCAAAACAGCCTTTCCCCGTTTCTTTGTTTCcagttttgatttatttatacTATACCAAAACAAAAGGGATCACACAGTCAAAtgaaagtaaaatattattgttcCCGTCAGCATACACGGCAAAACTCTCATTATATAAGGCCTACCGAAGTTGCAGAgagacacatacacacacaaaaaaaaaagagagagagagagagagaaatactACCATCCTTCCCAGATTTCGATTTATTATTTTCTCGAAAAATccgcaaaaagaaaataaataagaaaaaatgaatTCAGAATCGTTAGAAAATCTCCACCGTCCACTGATTGAATCATCTAAATCGTTCATCGATTACCGGCTCGAGACTGTCTTAACCGACCGAGAACTGCCGTACTTCCGCCGGATCTACCTGGCCATGATGATAGAGATGAAGTTCCTCTTCCACCTCGCCGCTCCCGCGATCTTCGTCTACGTCATCAACAACGGAATGTCCATCCTCACTCGTATCTTCGCTGGCCACGTAGGCAGCTCCCAACTCGCCGCCGCTTCACTAGGAAACAGTGGTTTCAACATGTTCACCTATGGACTTCTGGTAATAACAACGATCTATTGCAGTTTGCAACTTTAAACTGAATTTAAACCGGTTTCTAAACCGATCTACTGCAACTTAAACTGAATCTAACCGGTTTCTCAACCGATCTATTGAATCTAACCGGTTTCTCAACCGATCTATCTATTGCAGCTTAAACTGAATCTAAACCGGTTCTATTGAAACttaaactaaatctaaaccggTTCTATTGCAACTTAAACTGAATCAAAACCGGTTCTATTGCAACTTAATCTGAACCTAACCGGTTTTGTTGATTTTTCCGGTTTATGTAGCTTGGTATGGGAAGTGCTGTGGAGACGTTATGTGGACAAGCGCACGGAGCTCATCGCTACGACATGCTCGGCGTCTACCTCCAGAGATCAACGGTGGTTCTCATCATCACCTGTCTCCCCATGtccctcctcttcttcttctccgagcCTCTCCTCACCGCACTCGGCGAGCCGGAGCAAGTCGCGTCGATGGCCTCCGTCTTCGTCTACGGCATGATCCCTGTGATCTTCGCCTACGCGGTCAACTTCCCGATCCAGAAGTTCCTCCAGGCGCAGAGCATCGTCACGCCGAGCGCTTACATCTCCGCCGCAACACTGGTCATCCACCTCGTCCTCTCGTGGATCGCTGTCTACCGACTAGGGTACGGTCTCTTGGCCTTGTCTTTGATCCACAGCTTGTCGTGGTGGATCATAGTCGCGGCTCAGATTGTGTACATCAAGATGAGCCCGAGATGTCGCCGGACTTGGGAAGGTTTTAGCTGGAAAGCTTTTGAAGGTCTTTGGAGCTTTTTCCGGTTATCGGCGGCGTCCGCCGTCATGCTCTGCCTCGAGTCGTGGTATTCGCAGATTCTTGTTTTACTCGCCGGACTTCTCAAGAACCCTGAGCTTGCTTTGGATTCTTTAGCTATATGGTAACTAtcaaaactctattttatttaattgaataTCTACGTAATTAGcagaaaattttactaatattttttttcataaactttataaattaaatatacactACTTAGCAATGAATTTGAACATGGGATTAAGTATAGACAAAAGTAATTATTGCGAAAAGTGTGTATTAAAacaattattctttttttgtcaacaaaaaataattatttctaagtTCAGAAATCATCAATGAATGTGTCAAGATAGTTAATTAATCGCCTTAAAGTGAGACAGATGTGTATGtaacaattaaaatattgttaatgCTTTATATGATTTCATTTTCTATTAGTCGTCGAAAAAGACAACACGGCTCCTCGTCGTCACGTCATTTTCTTAGTCAGTATAGAGGCCCAGAGAAAGCTAAAAGCTCTGTCTTCATTTTTGTCGTTTTCTTTAGAGTTTTAAACTGCGTGTCGTTTCCAATGAGTAAAACGGCATGTACTTATGTGCCTGCTTAATCCATATTATCAATTTACTCATcaaatttctttgttttttctttcgtTTGCAGCATGTCAATTTCTGCAATCTCGTTCATGGTCTCCGTTGGATTCAACGCAGCAGCCAGGTTGGTAACaaatagtttattttctttgatagatcttattccttttttttgaacaaatattaataaatcttATTCTTTGTTActaataatagtttttttttgttggttttcgAACTATTAATAGTGTGAGAGTAAGCAATGAGTTAGGAGCTGGAAACCCAAGAGCGGCTGCGTTTTCAACGTTTGTAACAACAGGAGTATCATTATTGCTAGCGATTTTTGAAGCCGTTGTGGTCATGTCATGGCGAAATGTCATCAGCTATGCGTTTACTGATAGTCCTGCGGTGGCTGAGGCGGTTTCGGATTTATCTCCCTTTTTAGCCATCACTATTGTCCTCAATGGAGTTCAGCCTGTTTTGTCAGGTAAAAGGACACccaaaattaaatctaatcaactCTAGTTgtttaatacttttaattataaGTTAGTTCAAGATTTTAAACCAAGTTTTGTTGATACAAACTTTTAGGTGTGGCTGTTGGGTGTGGATGGCAAGCATTTGTGGCGTACGTTAACATTGGTTGTTACTACGTTGTGGGAATTCCGATTGGGTTCGTACTTGGTTTCACCTATGATATGGGAGCAAAGGTAAATATActaaatcttatttaattttgtttacgtAAATGAACCTATTAAATAATGACAAATACAAATAACTAAATGTGTTTGTAATCATTGATTGGTACAGGGAATATGGACAGGGATGATTGGTGGCACATTAATGCAAACCATAATCTTAGTTATTGTTACCTTTAGAACTGATTGGGATAAAgaggtaaataaaaaaatattttatatgcttTATGTGAAAAGTGTTAGGCATAGATTTTGGTATTCTTTAAGATAGATATGGTacttaaaagtttttttataaatcatttaggTGGAGAAAGCTTCAAGCCGATTGGACCAATGGGAAGAGAGCCGGGAGCCGCTTCTGAAGCAATAAAAAATGGAATACCAACAATTCTTTTTTGGGAGAGAATCACATGAAAGATGCCaatttaattgataaaaacacatatttttcAGTCGAAAAATGTATGTTGCTTTGTTGATTGATGACTcggaaatttatttatttattcctGGAAAAGAGggggaaagaaagaaaaatgtaaTGAGTATTTTAGTGTGAGAgtgaatatatgtattttta includes:
- the LOC108828340 gene encoding protein DETOXIFICATION 37, producing MNSESLENLHRPLIESSKSFIDYRLETVLTDRELPYFRRIYLAMMIEMKFLFHLAAPAIFVYVINNGMSILTRIFAGHVGSSQLAAASLGNSGFNMFTYGLLLGMGSAVETLCGQAHGAHRYDMLGVYLQRSTVVLIITCLPMSLLFFFSEPLLTALGEPEQVASMASVFVYGMIPVIFAYAVNFPIQKFLQAQSIVTPSAYISAATLVIHLVLSWIAVYRLGYGLLALSLIHSLSWWIIVAAQIVYIKMSPRCRRTWEGFSWKAFEGLWSFFRLSAASAVMLCLESWYSQILVLLAGLLKNPELALDSLAICMSISAISFMVSVGFNAAASVRVSNELGAGNPRAAAFSTFVTTGVSLLLAIFEAVVVMSWRNVISYAFTDSPAVAEAVSDLSPFLAITIVLNGVQPVLSGVAVGCGWQAFVAYVNIGCYYVVGIPIGFVLGFTYDMGAKGIWTGMIGGTLMQTIILVIVTFRTDWDKEVEKASSRLDQWEESREPLLKQ